Proteins from a genomic interval of Syngnathus acus chromosome 4, fSynAcu1.2, whole genome shotgun sequence:
- the LOC119121412 gene encoding gastrula zinc finger protein XlCGF57.1-like isoform X1, giving the protein MKQEDVPSEQNSRSPVKQEELRESPHIKEEEKEADVIAFTWTGVHVKSEEDIGQSSQLHPSQSEESSSSSQADGEPPKSKKSKREHPSDKSRLNCSQCGRTFAYKSALKTHMRTHSGEKPFACSVCGKSFTFKQNLSRHVAIHTGEKPFSCLGCDKRFFSKFELRRHMSTHSAQSTFSCSFCSQRFFHMSKLRLHLKTHTGEKPLSPSSSSDHMTTEADEEQCEEPHSKPDNNTTSQSWNNNQSDDTKASSETEEKPKGNTTHDEDDNHFYCPVCGKKYAYKSHLKAHMIKHSGEKPFACSICDKRFTAKRSMMRHTAMHTTGKCYSCSVCDATFSNELEMKKHKSTHTVEKHFLCSVCAKGFSHKSYLRQHMKRHTGEKPFTCSVCGRGFSHRSYLKIHMVTHTREKAFTCSVCSKSFSHRSYLGVHMRMHTGEKPFPCPVCAKSFSQSSCLRQHMVTHTGERPFHCSLCAKSYSHRSHLKQHMITHSGKKQFTCPVCDKSLSSSAYLKKHLEQHNSKKPSVSTGFEAEVEGEQAEDNLVPLSDMDDVVRRFRH; this is encoded by the coding sequence ATGAAGCAAGAAGACGTTCCCTCTGAGCAGAACTCTCGCTCTCCCGTGAAGCAGGAGGAGCTAAGAGAGTCGCCCcacattaaagaggaagagaaggaggCTGACGTCATCGCGTTCACCTGGACTGGCGTCCATGTGAAGAGTGAGGAGGACATAGGTCAGTCCTCGCAGCTTCATCCCAGTCAAAGTGAGGAGAGCAGCAGCTCAAGTCAAGCTGATGGAGAACCGCCAAAGAGCAAGAAATCTAAACGTGAACATCCCAGTGACAAAAGCCGATTGAACTGCTCTCAATGTGGCAGAACTTTTGCCTACAAAAGTGCTTTGAAAACGCACATGAGAACGCACAGCggagagaaaccttttgcATGCTCAGTCTGCGGTAAAAGCTTCACCTTCAAGCAGAATCTGAGCCGACACGTGGCAATTCACACAGGGGAGAAACCATTTTCCTGTTTGGGTTGCGACAAGAGATTCTTTAGTAAGTTTGAACTGAGAAGACACATGAGCACGCACAGTGCCCAAAGTACTTTTTCCTGTTCATTTTGTTCACAAAGgttttttcacatgtccaAACTCAGACTACACTTGAAAACACACACCGGGGAGAAACCTTTGAGCCCAAGCAGCTCCAGTGATCACATGACAACAGAAGCTGATGAGGAACAGTGTGAAGAGCCACACTCGAAACCAGACAACAACACAACATCACAGTCTTGGAACAACAATCAAAGTGACGACACCAAAGCATCTTCGGAGACTGAAGAGAAACCGAAAGGGAATACAACGCACGACGAAGATGACAATCACTTTTACTGCCCAGTATGCGGAAAGAAATATGCCtataaaagtcatttgaaagcACACATGATAAAGCACAGCGGGGAGAAACCTTTTGCTTGCTCAATTTGCGACAAAAGATTCACAGCGAAGCGTAGTATGATGAGACACACGGCGATGCACACGACTGGAAAATGCTACTCCTGTTCCGTTTGTGACGCAACGTTCTCCAATGAGTTGGAGatgaaaaaacacaagagcACGCATACGGTCGAGAAACATTTTCTGTGTTCGGTTTGCGCTAAAGGTTTCTCTCACAAATCCTACCTCAGGCAACACATGAAAAGACACACCGGGGAGAAACCATTCACATGTTCCGTTTGCGGCCGAGGTTTCTCTCACAGGTCGTATCTGAAAATACACATGGTGACGCACACCCGGGAGAAGGCTTTTACTTGTTCGGTTTGTTCGAAAAGTTTCTCTCACAGGTCTTATCTGGGAGTCCACATGAGAATGCACACTGGGGAGAAACCGTTTCCATGTCCGGTTTGCGCAAAAAGTTTCTCCCAAAGCTCGTGTCTCAGACAACACATGGTAACTCACACTGGGGAGAGACCTTTTCATTGTTCACTCTGCGCGAAAAGTTACTCGCATAGGTCACATCTCAAACAACACATGATAACGCACAGCGGAAAGAAACAGTTTACGTGTCCGGTTTGTGACAAAAGTTTGTCGAGTAGTGCTTATCTGAAAAAACACTTGGAACaacacaattcaaaaaagcCTTCAGTCTCGACGGGCTTCGAGGCAGAAGTGGAAGGAGAACAAGCAGAAGACAACTTGGTTCCATTATCGGATATGGACGATGTGGTCAGACGCTTCCGACACTGA
- the LOC119121412 gene encoding gastrula zinc finger protein xLCGF3.1-like isoform X2, which produces MTTEADEEQCEEPHSKPDNNTTSQSWNNNQSDDTKASSETEEKPKGNTTHDEDDNHFYCPVCGKKYAYKSHLKAHMIKHSGEKPFACSICDKRFTAKRSMMRHTAMHTTGKCYSCSVCDATFSNELEMKKHKSTHTVEKHFLCSVCAKGFSHKSYLRQHMKRHTGEKPFTCSVCGRGFSHRSYLKIHMVTHTREKAFTCSVCSKSFSHRSYLGVHMRMHTGEKPFPCPVCAKSFSQSSCLRQHMVTHTGERPFHCSLCAKSYSHRSHLKQHMITHSGKKQFTCPVCDKSLSSSAYLKKHLEQHNSKKPSVSTGFEAEVEGEQAEDNLVPLSDMDDVVRRFRH; this is translated from the coding sequence ATGACAACAGAAGCTGATGAGGAACAGTGTGAAGAGCCACACTCGAAACCAGACAACAACACAACATCACAGTCTTGGAACAACAATCAAAGTGACGACACCAAAGCATCTTCGGAGACTGAAGAGAAACCGAAAGGGAATACAACGCACGACGAAGATGACAATCACTTTTACTGCCCAGTATGCGGAAAGAAATATGCCtataaaagtcatttgaaagcACACATGATAAAGCACAGCGGGGAGAAACCTTTTGCTTGCTCAATTTGCGACAAAAGATTCACAGCGAAGCGTAGTATGATGAGACACACGGCGATGCACACGACTGGAAAATGCTACTCCTGTTCCGTTTGTGACGCAACGTTCTCCAATGAGTTGGAGatgaaaaaacacaagagcACGCATACGGTCGAGAAACATTTTCTGTGTTCGGTTTGCGCTAAAGGTTTCTCTCACAAATCCTACCTCAGGCAACACATGAAAAGACACACCGGGGAGAAACCATTCACATGTTCCGTTTGCGGCCGAGGTTTCTCTCACAGGTCGTATCTGAAAATACACATGGTGACGCACACCCGGGAGAAGGCTTTTACTTGTTCGGTTTGTTCGAAAAGTTTCTCTCACAGGTCTTATCTGGGAGTCCACATGAGAATGCACACTGGGGAGAAACCGTTTCCATGTCCGGTTTGCGCAAAAAGTTTCTCCCAAAGCTCGTGTCTCAGACAACACATGGTAACTCACACTGGGGAGAGACCTTTTCATTGTTCACTCTGCGCGAAAAGTTACTCGCATAGGTCACATCTCAAACAACACATGATAACGCACAGCGGAAAGAAACAGTTTACGTGTCCGGTTTGTGACAAAAGTTTGTCGAGTAGTGCTTATCTGAAAAAACACTTGGAACaacacaattcaaaaaagcCTTCAGTCTCGACGGGCTTCGAGGCAGAAGTGGAAGGAGAACAAGCAGAAGACAACTTGGTTCCATTATCGGATATGGACGATGTGGTCAGACGCTTCCGACACTGA
- the LOC119121523 gene encoding oocyte zinc finger protein XlCOF28-like isoform X1, translating to MCTVQMLRTLVKQRLNVAVEDIIELVERTITEYEEQLCRSKNEQPRQGDVSKPHGPLPKAGVQQVERKEGVPPDQREDPATPPHIKEEEEEVWNSQAVEKLLGLGEAEVTEFTWTGIHVKSEDDEGQSSQLHPTRSEPMKAVGEHVTPLSDMEVMMSHSSDTDHSDDDKESIKTTKKSKEMQPTDSRHFDCSDCGKTFSNKSVLKNHMVTHTKEKPFVCTVCNKRFSLKHHMKRHMRVHSGEKAFFPCFVCDKRFRDEAAMKEHVRTHAAEKPLTSGSSSKQQAEADDLAALSDMDYVMSQSSDTDHSDDGKEALKAKKTSDGNMTYRTETKLYIGDMTYHAETKLYICSGCGKTFTNKSVLRNHMVTHTGEKPFACPVCDKRFSFKQNMRRHMGLHTGEKPHSCAFCSKRFYDKFEMKRHMLTHTSEKPFRCSLCAKCFSRRSHFRMHVKKHAAEKPSTSSSSSQHVPTEADGEHGEYLTDNSAPLPDMEDMMSRSSEADRSDDFKEPSETLQNFEGDVTHPSDSKQFNCTLCEKMFANKGSLKTHMLTHTGEKPFACSVCNKRFSIKQNMKRHTAIHTGEKPYSCSVCNKRFYVEFEMKRHKRIHASETPFTFALRQKLLV from the exons ATGTGCACAGTCCAAATGCTGCGAACGTTGGTGAAGCAGCGACTAAACGTGGCCGTCGAGGATATAATCGAACTGGTTGAGAGAACCATCACGGAGTACGAGGAGCAACTTTGTCGAAGCAAGAACGAGCAACCACGACAGGGCGATGTTTCCAAGCCTCACGGTCCGTTGCCAAAAGCAg GGGTGCAGCAGGTGGAGCGGAAAGAAGGGGTTCCCCCAGATCAGCGGGAGGATCCAGCAACGCCCCCCCACAttaaagaagaagaggaggaggtgtggAACAGTCAAGCCGTGGAGAAGCTTCTAGGGCTGGGGGAAGCTGAGGTTACCGAGTTCACGTGGACCGGCATCCAcgttaaaagtgaagacgatGAAGGTCAATCCTCACAGCTTCATCCCACTCGAAGCGAGCCAATGAAAGCTGTTGGAGAACATGTCACTCCACTCTCAGACATGGAAGTCATGATGTCACACTCGTCCGACACCGATCACAGCGATGACGACAAAGAATCTATAAAGACTACGAAGAAGTCTAAAGAGATGCAGCCCACCGACAGCAGACACTTCGACTGCTCCGACTGTGGCAAAACGTTTAGCAACAAAAGCGTTTTAAAAAACCACATGGTCACGCACACCAAGGAGAAGCCTTTTGTCTGCACGGTTTGCAATAAAAGATTCTCCTTAAAGCATCACATGAAGAGACACATGAGAGTGCACTCAGGGGAGAAAGCCTTTTTCCCCTGCTTCGTTTGCGATAAAAGATTCCGAGACGAGGCGGCCATGAAGGAGCACGTGAGAACACACGCCGCGGAGAAACCTTTGACCTCCGGCAGCTCAAGTAAACAACAAGCAGAAGCGGATGACTTAGCGGCGCTGTCAGACATGGACTACGTCATGTCGCAATCGTCCGACACGGATCACAGCGACGACGGCAAGGAAGCTTTGAAAGCGAAAAAGACGTCGGACGGCAATATGACCTACCGCACAGAAACCAAACTATACATTGGCGACATGACCTATCACGCTGAAACCAAACTCTACATTTGCTCCGGATGCGGCAAGACGTTTACCAACAAAAGCGTTTTACGAAATCACATGGTGACGCACACCGGAGAGAAACCTTTCGCTTGCCCGGTTTGTGATAAAAGATTCTCCTTCAAGCAGAATATGAGGAGACACATGGGCCTACACACGGGGGAGAAACCCCATTCCTGCGCCTTTTGCAGTAAAAGATTCTACGATAAGTTTGAAATGAAGAGACACATGTTGACGCACACGTCAGAGAAGCCTTTCAGGTGTTCGCTCTGCGCCAAATGTTTCTCCCGCAGATCACATTTCCGAATGCACGTGAAAAAGCACGCGGCGGAGAAACCTTCCACCTCCAGCAGCTCAAGTCAACACGTGCCGACAGAAGCGGACGGAGAACACGGCGAATATCTCACAGACAATTCGGCCCCACTGCCGGATATGGAAGACATGATGTCACGGTCGTCCGAGGCCGACCGCAGCGATGACTTCAAAGAACCATCGGAGACTCTTCAGAACTTTGAAGGCGACGTGACGCATCCTTCCGACAGCAAACAATTTAACTGTACCTTATGTGAGAAGATGTTTGCCAACAAAGGAAGTTTGAAAACGCACATGTTGACGCACACCGGAGAGAAACCTTTCGCCTGCTCCGTTTGCAATAAACGCTTCTCCATCAAGCAGAACATGAAGCGACACACGGCGATACACACGGGGGAGAAACCCTACTCCTGCTCCGTCTGCAATAAAAGATTCTACGTGGAGTTCGAAATGAAACGCCACAAGCGGATACACGCCTCCGAGACACCTTTCACCTTCGCTTTGCGCCAAAAGCTTCTCGTGTAG
- the LOC119121523 gene encoding oocyte zinc finger protein XlCOF28-like isoform X2: MCTVQMLRTLVKQRLNVAVEDIIELVERTITEYEEQLCRSKNEQPRQGDVSKPHGVQQVERKEGVPPDQREDPATPPHIKEEEEEVWNSQAVEKLLGLGEAEVTEFTWTGIHVKSEDDEGQSSQLHPTRSEPMKAVGEHVTPLSDMEVMMSHSSDTDHSDDDKESIKTTKKSKEMQPTDSRHFDCSDCGKTFSNKSVLKNHMVTHTKEKPFVCTVCNKRFSLKHHMKRHMRVHSGEKAFFPCFVCDKRFRDEAAMKEHVRTHAAEKPLTSGSSSKQQAEADDLAALSDMDYVMSQSSDTDHSDDGKEALKAKKTSDGNMTYRTETKLYIGDMTYHAETKLYICSGCGKTFTNKSVLRNHMVTHTGEKPFACPVCDKRFSFKQNMRRHMGLHTGEKPHSCAFCSKRFYDKFEMKRHMLTHTSEKPFRCSLCAKCFSRRSHFRMHVKKHAAEKPSTSSSSSQHVPTEADGEHGEYLTDNSAPLPDMEDMMSRSSEADRSDDFKEPSETLQNFEGDVTHPSDSKQFNCTLCEKMFANKGSLKTHMLTHTGEKPFACSVCNKRFSIKQNMKRHTAIHTGEKPYSCSVCNKRFYVEFEMKRHKRIHASETPFTFALRQKLLV; encoded by the exons ATGTGCACAGTCCAAATGCTGCGAACGTTGGTGAAGCAGCGACTAAACGTGGCCGTCGAGGATATAATCGAACTGGTTGAGAGAACCATCACGGAGTACGAGGAGCAACTTTGTCGAAGCAAGAACGAGCAACCACGACAGGGCGATGTTTCCAAGCCTCACG GGGTGCAGCAGGTGGAGCGGAAAGAAGGGGTTCCCCCAGATCAGCGGGAGGATCCAGCAACGCCCCCCCACAttaaagaagaagaggaggaggtgtggAACAGTCAAGCCGTGGAGAAGCTTCTAGGGCTGGGGGAAGCTGAGGTTACCGAGTTCACGTGGACCGGCATCCAcgttaaaagtgaagacgatGAAGGTCAATCCTCACAGCTTCATCCCACTCGAAGCGAGCCAATGAAAGCTGTTGGAGAACATGTCACTCCACTCTCAGACATGGAAGTCATGATGTCACACTCGTCCGACACCGATCACAGCGATGACGACAAAGAATCTATAAAGACTACGAAGAAGTCTAAAGAGATGCAGCCCACCGACAGCAGACACTTCGACTGCTCCGACTGTGGCAAAACGTTTAGCAACAAAAGCGTTTTAAAAAACCACATGGTCACGCACACCAAGGAGAAGCCTTTTGTCTGCACGGTTTGCAATAAAAGATTCTCCTTAAAGCATCACATGAAGAGACACATGAGAGTGCACTCAGGGGAGAAAGCCTTTTTCCCCTGCTTCGTTTGCGATAAAAGATTCCGAGACGAGGCGGCCATGAAGGAGCACGTGAGAACACACGCCGCGGAGAAACCTTTGACCTCCGGCAGCTCAAGTAAACAACAAGCAGAAGCGGATGACTTAGCGGCGCTGTCAGACATGGACTACGTCATGTCGCAATCGTCCGACACGGATCACAGCGACGACGGCAAGGAAGCTTTGAAAGCGAAAAAGACGTCGGACGGCAATATGACCTACCGCACAGAAACCAAACTATACATTGGCGACATGACCTATCACGCTGAAACCAAACTCTACATTTGCTCCGGATGCGGCAAGACGTTTACCAACAAAAGCGTTTTACGAAATCACATGGTGACGCACACCGGAGAGAAACCTTTCGCTTGCCCGGTTTGTGATAAAAGATTCTCCTTCAAGCAGAATATGAGGAGACACATGGGCCTACACACGGGGGAGAAACCCCATTCCTGCGCCTTTTGCAGTAAAAGATTCTACGATAAGTTTGAAATGAAGAGACACATGTTGACGCACACGTCAGAGAAGCCTTTCAGGTGTTCGCTCTGCGCCAAATGTTTCTCCCGCAGATCACATTTCCGAATGCACGTGAAAAAGCACGCGGCGGAGAAACCTTCCACCTCCAGCAGCTCAAGTCAACACGTGCCGACAGAAGCGGACGGAGAACACGGCGAATATCTCACAGACAATTCGGCCCCACTGCCGGATATGGAAGACATGATGTCACGGTCGTCCGAGGCCGACCGCAGCGATGACTTCAAAGAACCATCGGAGACTCTTCAGAACTTTGAAGGCGACGTGACGCATCCTTCCGACAGCAAACAATTTAACTGTACCTTATGTGAGAAGATGTTTGCCAACAAAGGAAGTTTGAAAACGCACATGTTGACGCACACCGGAGAGAAACCTTTCGCCTGCTCCGTTTGCAATAAACGCTTCTCCATCAAGCAGAACATGAAGCGACACACGGCGATACACACGGGGGAGAAACCCTACTCCTGCTCCGTCTGCAATAAAAGATTCTACGTGGAGTTCGAAATGAAACGCCACAAGCGGATACACGCCTCCGAGACACCTTTCACCTTCGCTTTGCGCCAAAAGCTTCTCGTGTAG